In one window of Deltaproteobacteria bacterium DNA:
- the hemH gene encoding ferrochelatase: MSQIKNAKRLCVFLLQLGGPDNYTQIKPFLQNLFDDILPGPKFFKTKLASFIAAYRTPKVIPLYQAIGGGSPIGANTMAQALALEKHLKLLGFDARVLVTMRYSEPRASVALQEARKYWSDATWVVLPLYPHYAFATTRSSINELISQLATQELNRLKIIKAYPTINGFINSVTDNILKTLANIPNRLKDTTALIFSAHGIPLSYVRRGDPYPRQIKQSIKAISDKLSLPNPIYLCFQSRVGPVSWLKPSTRETIITLGKHGITSVLVIPISFVSEHLETLYELDIELQNLATDVGIKNFYRSPTPATHPNFIAALVELVSSVTKKISSAVHYQINVKALGTS, encoded by the coding sequence ATGAGCCAGATAAAAAACGCCAAACGTCTATGCGTATTTTTACTGCAACTAGGCGGACCTGATAATTACACCCAAATAAAACCTTTTTTACAGAATCTTTTTGATGACATATTACCAGGGCCAAAATTTTTTAAAACCAAACTAGCTTCATTTATAGCAGCTTACCGAACCCCAAAAGTAATACCTCTTTATCAAGCGATTGGTGGCGGTTCTCCCATTGGTGCTAACACCATGGCGCAAGCTTTAGCACTTGAAAAACATTTAAAACTATTAGGATTTGATGCTCGCGTATTGGTTACGATGCGCTATAGTGAACCGCGTGCCAGCGTGGCGCTGCAAGAGGCAAGAAAATATTGGTCTGATGCAACTTGGGTAGTTCTACCTCTATATCCGCATTACGCCTTTGCTACTACACGTTCAAGTATTAATGAATTAATAAGCCAATTAGCCACTCAAGAGTTAAATCGTTTAAAAATAATTAAAGCATATCCTACTATTAATGGATTTATAAACTCTGTTACTGATAATATACTTAAAACGTTAGCCAATATTCCAAATCGTTTAAAAGATACGACAGCGCTGATATTCTCAGCTCATGGCATTCCGCTATCATATGTCAGGCGTGGTGATCCCTACCCACGACAAATAAAGCAAAGCATAAAAGCTATATCTGATAAATTATCGCTCCCTAATCCAATATACTTATGTTTTCAAAGTCGCGTCGGTCCGGTCAGTTGGCTTAAGCCATCCACCCGAGAAACTATTATAACCTTAGGCAAACATGGGATCACTTCGGTATTAGTAATACCGATTTCGTTTGTCAGTGAACATTTAGAAACTTTGTATGAGCTTGATATAGAACTGCAAAACTTAGCTACCGATGTTGGGATCAAAAATTTTTACCGCAGCCCTACACCAGCGACTCACCCAAATTTTATAGCGGCCTTAGTGGAGTTGGTAAGTTCAGTTACCAAAAAAATATCTAGCGCCGTTCACTACCAAATAAACGTAAAAGCATTAGGAACAAGTTGA
- a CDS encoding universal stress protein, whose amino-acid sequence MKFEHVLVPIDFSEQSRRALRAADELCQSYNATLTLLHVHAIVGVAVLDFTYVEQPQEIVRITEAAEEQLQSLVAELQTPKDSIKIEVLTGDPVDEMIKLSQEHDLMVMSTHGRSGITRFLMGSVVERVVRGAHCSVLVIRPESQI is encoded by the coding sequence ATGAAGTTTGAGCACGTACTGGTACCTATTGATTTTTCAGAACAGTCACGTAGAGCCCTGCGAGCAGCCGACGAGTTATGTCAGAGTTACAATGCCACGCTCACGCTTTTGCATGTACATGCTATTGTTGGGGTAGCCGTACTTGATTTTACTTACGTTGAACAACCTCAAGAAATTGTACGTATTACTGAGGCAGCCGAAGAGCAATTACAAAGTTTGGTGGCAGAATTGCAAACACCAAAAGATTCAATAAAGATTGAGGTGTTAACCGGAGATCCAGTTGATGAAATGATAAAACTTTCTCAAGAGCATGATCTCATGGTGATGTCTACTCATGGCCGTAGCGGGATTACCCGCTTTTTAATGGGATCAGTTGTTGAACGCGTGGTCCGCGGGGCTCATTGTTCAGTACTGGTTATACGACCAGAGAGCCAAATATAA
- a CDS encoding Bax inhibitor-1/YccA family protein: protein MADLHTFQTVGTRASQETKAAEVAAFMGSVYRWMAFGLAVTGFTAFYVANSETAVNAIFGNPMVFYGLLFAQLGLVFAFTPLAMRVSSAIAGLIFIAYSGLTGVTLSAIFLRYTQSSIAQTFLITAGAFAALSFYGATTKRDLNAMGRFMMVGLFGLIIASVVNIFMQSPAIYWVSTYAGVLIFSGLTAYENQRLRELYRTSGQTGNLALRGALMFYLDFINLFLMLLRLFGSERR from the coding sequence ATGGCTGATTTACATACTTTTCAAACTGTCGGTACTCGTGCCAGCCAAGAAACTAAGGCAGCCGAAGTAGCAGCATTTATGGGTTCAGTTTACCGTTGGATGGCCTTTGGTCTTGCGGTCACAGGTTTTACCGCCTTTTATGTCGCCAACTCAGAAACTGCAGTAAATGCCATCTTTGGCAATCCTATGGTGTTTTACGGCTTGTTGTTTGCACAACTAGGGTTGGTTTTTGCATTTACACCATTAGCCATGCGAGTTTCTTCGGCAATCGCTGGTTTGATTTTTATTGCTTACTCAGGGCTTACCGGGGTTACTTTATCAGCCATCTTTTTACGCTATACGCAAAGTTCAATTGCCCAAACATTTTTAATTACCGCCGGCGCGTTTGCGGCTCTGTCGTTTTATGGGGCGACAACTAAACGTGATTTAAACGCCATGGGTCGATTTATGATGGTCGGCCTTTTTGGTTTAATCATTGCCTCAGTTGTAAATATTTTTATGCAAAGCCCAGCAATTTATTGGGTTTCAACTTATGCTGGGGTGCTGATTTTCTCAGGGCTTACCGCCTATGAAAATCAACGCCTGCGCGAACTTTATCGCACTAGCGGCCAAACCGGTAATCTCGCTTTGCGCGGTGCTTTAATGTTCTACCTTGATTTTATCAACTTGTTCCTAATGCTTTTACGTTTATTTGGTAGTGAACGGCGCTAG
- a CDS encoding cyclic nucleotide-binding domain-containing protein: MADSALTIFRQAEDELREGKYIAALGNYLRVVRGVPHFLRARFRLSDTLLNLKASAASLEIYKSIAWHAIKVGQPLIGLMAIKMASALDPKQIEAIEVLAQLYARDSDRVDEVTEIYQHQEIAKDDIAGELNGLIGTELVVAAANEGVEINYTEGYPTALPAIPLFSFLKEDAFESVLNSLILRRFVKGNAIITEGQPGDSFYIIAEGSVDVSRNIGGRVRNLAHLKSGAVFGEMALISKAPRTATVTASEDCDLLELKRASLENQAQKLVSVTQALKDFTHERFLANLTATSLIFKPFPRPMRNEIIRKFKGYPLVAGNKIITEGEEGQGLFLILKGQIEVSKLADDGSKLILATLHEGDVFGEISLLQSSLTTASCTAVTNGNLLFLPKKDFTAMLARYPQLKEQLSSITAERLQKTKQMLEMEPIEITEDDELIML, encoded by the coding sequence ATGGCCGATAGTGCTTTGACTATTTTTAGGCAAGCTGAAGACGAGCTACGTGAAGGTAAATATATCGCAGCCTTGGGTAACTACCTGCGAGTAGTTCGGGGAGTGCCACATTTTTTACGGGCACGGTTTCGTCTCTCTGATACCTTATTAAATCTTAAAGCCTCGGCGGCTTCGTTAGAGATCTATAAATCTATTGCTTGGCATGCCATTAAGGTCGGTCAGCCTTTAATTGGTTTGATGGCAATAAAAATGGCAAGTGCTTTAGATCCTAAGCAAATAGAGGCTATCGAAGTACTAGCGCAGTTATATGCAAGAGATTCTGATCGTGTTGACGAAGTAACAGAAATTTACCAACACCAAGAAATAGCTAAAGATGATATTGCCGGCGAACTTAATGGGCTAATCGGAACTGAGCTAGTGGTAGCAGCAGCAAATGAAGGCGTTGAGATAAATTATACTGAAGGTTATCCGACTGCGCTGCCGGCTATTCCATTATTTAGTTTTTTAAAAGAAGATGCTTTTGAATCAGTATTAAATAGCTTGATTTTACGTCGTTTTGTTAAAGGTAATGCTATTATCACTGAAGGTCAGCCGGGTGATTCTTTTTATATTATTGCTGAAGGTTCGGTTGATGTAAGTCGCAATATTGGTGGGCGGGTGCGTAATCTTGCGCATCTTAAAAGTGGTGCAGTTTTTGGTGAAATGGCCCTTATTTCAAAAGCACCGCGTACAGCAACAGTTACTGCTAGTGAGGATTGTGATCTGCTTGAACTTAAACGCGCATCTTTAGAAAACCAAGCTCAGAAACTAGTTAGTGTTACTCAAGCACTAAAAGATTTTACCCATGAGCGATTTTTGGCAAATCTTACGGCAACAAGCCTTATTTTTAAGCCTTTTCCTCGTCCGATGCGCAATGAAATTATTCGAAAATTTAAAGGTTATCCATTGGTTGCGGGTAATAAAATAATTACTGAAGGCGAAGAAGGTCAGGGTCTGTTTTTAATTCTTAAAGGACAGATCGAAGTTAGCAAACTTGCAGATGATGGCAGTAAATTAATATTGGCAACCTTGCATGAGGGCGATGTCTTTGGTGAAATTTCATTACTACAATCATCTTTAACTACAGCTTCATGCACTGCAGTAACTAACGGAAATTTATTATTTTTACCTAAAAAAGATTTTACTGCGATGTTGGCGCGTTATCCCCAGCTTAAAGAGCAATTATCGTCGATAACAGCAGAACGCTTACAAAAGACCAAACAAATGCTAGAGATGGAACCCATTGAAATAACTGAAGATGATGAGTTAATTATGCTTTAA